A single Henriciella sp. AS95 DNA region contains:
- a CDS encoding TonB-dependent receptor, which translates to MGFSNSVRGRLLMGAATSVLFFAGAPAMAQDADEAVTVDQSGDQSVDEDDTARLSTITVKGIKGSIQNSLNTKKNETSIVEAISAEDIGKLPDLSIADSLARLPGVTAQRVRGRSQQISIRGLGPDFSLALWNGREVVSAGNNRGVEFDQFPSELVAQGVVYKTPDATLAATGIAGAVDLRTVRPLDYTDRKLNFSAKYSVNDNGQLNPDFDDDGYRFFGSYIDQNAAGTIGWSLAATVQSNPTQYFSRELKTNSGQTSVDPATGLVYPTDNPRTGVVSRDFERTSVAGALEFEPNDRWRTTIDAFYTDTEDSGIFRGVETPLASWSTADFIGTGGNSGFADAAAYDDVTAFLRTDEEGNTAEIWALGLNTSYELTDRLTVTGDYSRSTLDRNDIDYESYAGTGFAGAGPTDQMIFGFPNDGTYNIIHGLDYTDPGTVLLTDPGGWGQVGFIKEPKIEDELDQLRLEAEYEVDMPFISGLTGGYLYTTREKSYDSNEAFLRAGPSFVNGSLTIPDNIIAGKTDSGDIGFDIIAYRTGRLVNDGTYTVEDANDTEWTVEEDISTLYAMASIDDEVSGIPVRGNVGFQYVDTEQSSTGTLTAAGERTVSYDYTKFLPSMNLSFEVSPDTFVRVGAAKTVTRARLDQIAANQTIATSNMVCVDGADADSLVDGAVPGTGPGGLAYNGANNVCFTLSGGNPVLEPYESTSLDLAFERYFDSTTALSVALFHKELDNWVVSYRRAPIDLSDLLAESGLGDQILVTNPEFAFGAQDGPENAASGSISGIEATLRMSLDRYLPEALEGFGFNASYTYADSSLDFNGQDIDIPGYSDQVWSGDIYYENHGFRARVSARHRSEFLSEVQNFDGSLSGAIAQGETIVDMQVGYEWEQGPLEGFGVNFEVFNLTDEPFVTENRTVDPGVTFPSRHELYGTTYNITVSKSF; encoded by the coding sequence ATGGGTTTTTCGAATTCGGTTCGAGGCCGGCTGCTTATGGGCGCCGCCACAAGTGTTCTCTTTTTCGCAGGCGCGCCTGCCATGGCGCAGGATGCCGATGAGGCGGTCACGGTCGATCAGTCTGGCGACCAGTCTGTCGATGAGGATGACACCGCGCGGCTGAGCACCATCACCGTCAAAGGGATCAAGGGGTCGATCCAGAACTCCCTGAACACCAAGAAGAACGAGACCTCGATCGTCGAAGCGATTTCGGCCGAAGACATCGGCAAGCTGCCGGACCTGTCCATTGCTGACTCGCTGGCGCGCCTTCCGGGTGTGACGGCGCAGCGTGTTCGCGGTCGCTCGCAACAGATCTCCATCCGCGGCCTCGGCCCGGATTTCTCGCTCGCCCTGTGGAATGGCCGCGAAGTGGTCTCCGCCGGCAATAATCGCGGCGTTGAGTTTGACCAGTTCCCGTCCGAGCTTGTCGCGCAGGGTGTCGTCTACAAGACGCCGGATGCGACGCTTGCGGCCACGGGCATTGCGGGCGCTGTTGACCTGCGGACCGTTCGCCCACTCGATTATACCGACCGCAAGCTCAACTTCTCGGCCAAGTACAGCGTCAATGACAATGGCCAGCTGAACCCGGACTTCGACGATGATGGCTACCGCTTCTTCGGGTCGTATATCGACCAGAACGCGGCTGGCACGATCGGCTGGTCGCTAGCGGCGACGGTCCAGTCCAACCCGACGCAGTATTTCTCACGCGAACTGAAGACCAATTCCGGCCAGACCTCGGTCGATCCGGCCACCGGTCTCGTCTATCCGACGGACAATCCGCGCACAGGCGTCGTGTCGCGTGACTTTGAACGCACGTCAGTGGCGGGCGCGCTGGAATTCGAACCGAATGATCGCTGGCGCACAACGATTGACGCGTTCTACACCGACACGGAGGACTCCGGTATTTTCCGCGGTGTCGAAACCCCGCTCGCAAGCTGGTCGACGGCTGACTTCATCGGCACGGGCGGCAATTCCGGCTTTGCTGATGCGGCCGCCTATGACGATGTCACGGCGTTCCTGCGCACCGACGAAGAAGGCAACACGGCAGAGATCTGGGCGCTCGGCCTGAACACCTCATATGAACTGACCGATCGCCTCACCGTTACCGGCGACTATTCGCGGTCGACCCTCGACCGCAATGACATCGATTACGAGTCGTATGCCGGTACCGGATTTGCCGGCGCAGGCCCGACGGATCAGATGATCTTCGGTTTCCCGAATGACGGCACCTACAACATCATTCACGGCCTCGACTATACTGATCCGGGCACGGTTCTGCTGACCGATCCGGGCGGCTGGGGCCAGGTCGGCTTCATCAAGGAGCCGAAGATCGAGGACGAGCTCGACCAGCTGCGGCTTGAGGCCGAGTATGAGGTCGACATGCCGTTCATCTCAGGCCTGACCGGCGGCTATCTCTATACGACGCGCGAGAAGAGCTATGACTCCAATGAGGCCTTCCTGCGCGCCGGGCCGAGCTTCGTGAACGGTTCGCTGACCATTCCGGACAATATCATCGCGGGCAAGACCGATTCCGGCGATATCGGCTTCGATATCATCGCCTATCGCACCGGCCGGCTGGTCAATGACGGCACCTATACGGTTGAGGATGCCAACGATACCGAGTGGACCGTCGAGGAAGACATTTCCACCCTCTACGCCATGGCCAGTATTGACGACGAAGTGTCCGGCATTCCGGTGCGCGGCAATGTCGGTTTCCAGTATGTCGATACCGAGCAGTCCTCAACCGGCACGCTGACGGCGGCGGGTGAGCGCACGGTGTCGTATGATTACACCAAATTCCTGCCGAGCATGAACCTCAGCTTCGAAGTCTCGCCCGACACGTTCGTGCGGGTCGGCGCGGCGAAGACGGTGACGCGGGCCCGGCTCGACCAGATCGCGGCGAACCAGACGATCGCAACATCGAACATGGTCTGCGTCGACGGCGCTGATGCTGACTCGCTTGTGGATGGCGCGGTTCCAGGGACCGGCCCCGGCGGTCTGGCCTATAACGGCGCCAATAATGTGTGCTTCACGCTTAGCGGCGGCAATCCTGTGCTGGAGCCCTATGAATCGACCTCTTTGGACCTGGCGTTCGAGCGGTATTTCGACTCCACCACGGCGCTCTCGGTCGCCCTGTTCCACAAGGAGCTGGACAACTGGGTCGTCAGCTATCGCCGCGCGCCGATCGATCTCTCCGACCTTCTGGCGGAGAGTGGGCTCGGTGACCAGATCCTCGTGACCAATCCTGAATTTGCGTTCGGCGCGCAGGATGGTCCGGAGAATGCGGCGTCCGGATCGATCAGCGGGATCGAAGCGACGCTTCGCATGAGCCTTGACCGGTATCTGCCGGAAGCGCTGGAAGGCTTCGGCTTCAATGCAAGCTACACCTATGCAGACAGCAGCCTCGACTTTAACGGCCAGGATATCGACATTCCGGGATATTCCGACCAGGTCTGGTCTGGCGATATCTACTACGAAAATCACGGCTTCCGTGCCCGGGTCAGCGCCCGTCACCGCTCGGAATTCCTGTCCGAAGTGCAGAACTTCGACGGGTCGCTTTCCGGCGCCATCGCGCAGGGTGAGACGATTGTCGACATGCAGGTCGGCTATGAGTGGGAGCAGGGACCGCTGGAAGGCTTCGGCGTGAACTTCGAAGTGTTCAACCTGACCGACGAGCCATTCGTGACCGAGAACCGGACCGTCGACCCCGGCGTGACTTTCCCGAGCCGTCACGAACTGTACGGCACAACCTACAACATCACGGTGTCCAAGTCCTTTTAA